The following are from one region of the Nicotiana tabacum cultivar K326 chromosome 3, ASM71507v2, whole genome shotgun sequence genome:
- the LOC107797751 gene encoding uncharacterized protein LOC107797751: MASLSSKSNHVRSISLPGRSHPTIQRVEEELNKLKSLEVSVAPTTVTNGLKGLEKLYKCIDDLLNLPQTRHALSQSLHAKCVEDLMDKSMRLLDLCGTARELVSQCKENVRDLQSSLRRRKGDSTTDGNVTRFTAFSKKIKRGAKRLVLTLKQMDQDTTVSALLDADQDTIAVIRALKEANAECISTFQMLLSFLCVPLLKPKPSKWSLLSRLVNKERIASLVLEENMSLETRLESFETYLVSFEDGLEATFRCLIRSRSSLLNVFSC, encoded by the coding sequence ATGGCTTCACTTTCTTCAAAATCCAATCACGTTCGATCAATCAGTTTGCCTGGGAGATCACACCCTACCATCCAGAGAGTTGAAGAGGAGCTAAACAAGCTCAAATCATTGGAAGTATCTGTTGCACCAACAACAGTGACCAATGGTCTAAAAGGTTTGGAGAAATTGTACAAGTGCATAGATGATCTTCTCAACTTGCCTCAAACCCGTCATGCCCTCTCCCAGAGTCTACATGCAAAATGTGTTGAAGATCTAATGGATAAATCAATGAGGCTTCTTGATCTGTGTGGCACTGCAAGGGAACTTGTATCACAATGCAAAGAAAATGTAAGAGATCTCCAATCCTCCCTCAGGAGGAGAAAAGGAGATTCAACCACAGATGGCAACGTTACCAGATTTACCGCTTTCAGCAAGAAGATCAAGAGGGGTGCCAAAAGATTAGTATTGACCTTGAAACAAATGGATCAAGACACTACAGTATCTGCTTTGCTAGATGCAGATCAAGATACAATAGCTGTGATTAGAGCACTAAAAGAAGCTAATGCAGAATGCATttcaactttccaaatgctctTGTCCTTCTTGTGTGTACCACTTTTGAAGCCTAAGCCATCTAAATGGTCACTGCTTTCAAGATTGGTAAACAAAGAAAGAATAGCATCACTTGTCTTAGAAGAAAACATGAGCTTAGAAACCAGGCTCGAAAGCTTTGAGACTTATCTTGTCAGCTTCGAAGATGGATTGGAAGCAACATTTAGATGCCTGATTAGATCTAGAAGCTCGCTACTCAATGTTTTCTCCTGCTAA